The window GATGCAAGAACTTTTTGAATTTTTTTTTAAATTTACTGTAGATTTTATTTACTGAAAACATGCTGATAGATTTCAATAATCTCAATATTAATCAATTATCCTTTAAATCGGAATTTGAAAAAAAAGTTGAAAATTTTATAGAAGAATGGACTTCTGAAGGAGAAACTGTAAAAGTACAGACTTCCGGTTCTACAGGAGTACCTAAAATCTTTGGGATCGAAAAACAGAAAATGATTAATTCTGCGGTAATGACCTGCAATTTTTTAGGGCTGAAAGAAGGAGATACTGCATTATTATGCCTGCCGGTAGAATATATTTCCGGTAAAATGATGGTGGTACGCTCTATGCAAAGAAAACTCAGGTTAATAGTGAGCGAACCGTCGTTACGACCTGTTGAAAATCTGGAGCAGGAAGTCGATTTTTGTGCAATGACTCCACTTCAAGTAGAGAATTCATTGGACAAATTGCATTTAATCAGAAATTTGATTATTGGGGGTGCCGCTGTTTCTGAAAGTTTGAAAAGTAAGATTCTTCAGATGAATCTGAACCGTTCAAACCGAATCTTTGAAACCTATGGAATGTCTGAAACACTTTCTCATATCGGTTTGAAGCAACTCATGCCTGAACCGGAAGACTATTTCACCGT of the Chryseobacterium capnotolerans genome contains:
- a CDS encoding AMP-binding protein, which codes for MLIDFNNLNINQLSFKSEFEKKVENFIEEWTSEGETVKVQTSGSTGVPKIFGIEKQKMINSAVMTCNFLGLKEGDTALLCLPVEYISGKMMVVRSMQRKLRLIVSEPSLRPVENLEQEVDFCAMTPLQVENSLDKLHLIRNLIIGGAAVSESLKSKILQMNLNRSNRIFETYGMSETLSHIGLKQLMPEPEDYFTVFENVSISLDERGCLSIFAPNVNAELLVTNDLVEIKNDKQFKFLGRIDNVINSGGAKIFPEALEKLVKKEIPNEAIFVGLPDESLGQKLILVIEGSPSDEVIQKISEVDFDKNFHKPKEIIFIDEIPRTPNGKVSRMELYKLVSEKNKK